In Phocoena sinus isolate mPhoSin1 chromosome X, mPhoSin1.pri, whole genome shotgun sequence, a genomic segment contains:
- the C1GALT1C1 gene encoding C1GALT1-specific chaperone 1 has translation MLSESSSFLKGVMLGSIFCALITMLGHIRIGHGNRMHHHEHHHLQAPNKEDILKISEDERMELSKSFRVYCIILVKPKDVSLWAAVKETWTKHCDKAEFFSSENVKVFESINMETNDMWLMMRKAYKYAFDKYRDQYNWFFLARPTTFAIIENLKYFLLKKDPSQPFYLGHTIKSGDLEYVSMEGGIVLSVESMKRLNSLLSIPEKCPEQGGMIWKISEDKQLAVCLKYAGVFAENAEDAEGKDVFNTKSVGLFIKEAMTNHPNQVVEGCCSDMAVTFNGLTPNQMHVMMYGVYRLRAFGHIFNDALVFLPPNGSDND, from the coding sequence ATGCTTTCTGAAAGCAGTTCATTTTTGAAGGGTGTAATGCTTGGAAGCATTTTCTGTGCCTTGATCACTATGCTAGGACACATTAGGATTGgtcatggaaatagaatgcacCACCATGAGCATCATCACCTACAAGCTCCTAATAAAGAAGATATCTTGAAAATTTCAGAGGATGAACGCATGGAGCTCAGTAAGAGCTTTCGAGTATACTGTATCATCCTTGTCAAACCCAAAGATGTGAGTCTCTGGGCTGCAGTGAAGGAGACTTGGACCAAACACTGTGACAAAGCAGAGTTCTTCAGTTCTGAAAATGTTAAAGTGTTTGAGTCAATTAACATGGAAACAAATGACATGTGGTTAATGATGAGAAAAGCTTACAAATACGCCTTTGATAAATATAGAGACCAATACAACTGGTTCTTCCTTGCACGCCCCACTACGTTTGCTATTATTGAAAACTTAAAGTACTTTTTGTTAAAAAAGGATCCATCACAACCTTTCTATCTAGGCCACACTATAAAATCTGGAGACCTCGAGTATGTGAGTATGGAAGGAGGAATTGTCTTAAGTGTAGAATCAATGAAAAGACTTAACAGCCTTCTCAGCATTCCTGAAAAGTGTCCTGAACAGGGAGGGATGATTTGGAAGATATCTGAAGATAAGCAGCTAGCAGTCTGCCTGAAATACGCTGGAGTATTTGCAGAAAATGCAGAAGATGCTGAAGGAAAAGATGTATTTAACACCAAGTCTGTTGGGCTTTTTATTAAAGAGGCAATGACTAATCACCCCAACCAGGTAGTAGAAGGATGTTGTTCAGATATGGCTGTTACTTTTAATGGACTGACGCCTAATCAGATGCATGTAATGATGTACGGGGTATACCGTCTTAGGGCATTTGGGCATATTTTCAATGATGCATTGGTTTTCCTACCTCCAAATGGTTCTGATAATGACTGA